Part of the Actinomycetota bacterium genome, CTGTCTCCTGCACCTCCCGCACCCACTTGCGCGTCAGATGCGGCGGACACAGGACGAGGACGCGCCGGAACCCAGCGACGTAGGCTGCCGATGCTCCGATCATCGTCTTGCCCGTGCCCATCTCGCCGACCACGTTGGTGCCGCGATGACGCTGGAGTGAGACGGCGGCGGCGCGGATCGCGTCCCCCTGCGCTCCCATCGGCCTCCGCTTGAGCTTGGTGAGGTCGAAGCCCCAGTCATCGCGCGTGCGTGCCGTGTAGACCGGCGGATAGGCGCGCAGGACCGCGCGCGTGATCGCCTCACCGTGCTCGGTGAGGAGTTCGGGGAGCGTCGTCATCGCGCGGGCGTGTCCGCTGCGCCGGTGTCGATCACCTCGACGTCGCCGGTGCGGAGGTTGAGCACCGCGACCGACGTCCGCATCACCTCGCGCTCGACTTCGACGTCCGGGTCAGGTGAGTAGACGGAGATCGACTCCTTGTACGTGCGTCCCTTGACGAGCAGACGCTGCTGCCCGGAATGGAGCACGACGCTGTCGAGGAATCCCGCCGCGACCATCACGGCGAG contains:
- a CDS encoding DEAD/DEAH box helicase family protein, with protein sequence MTTLPELLTEHGEAITRAVLRAYPPVYTARTRDDWGFDLTKLKRRPMGAQGDAIRAAAVSLQRHRGTNVVGEMGTGKTMIGASAAYVAGFRRVLVLCPPHLTRKWVREVQETVPLAEAVIVNTISDLRRLRLDHRWPLFVILSREKAKLSYR